A genomic window from Agrobacterium tumefaciens includes:
- a CDS encoding leucyl aminopeptidase translates to MDQFSFTEICLHQLKMSGVHEGEKLIVLTQGNERLDYADAFMAAGMRLGASMYHMRLPPVPPAGAWAVGQTGLAAMPDAVEALKAADMLIDCIFLLFSPEQMAIQAAGTRILTAVEPPEVLARMLPTKELRERVEFAGDLLSKAKVMRITSPHGTDVTYKLNTYPAVTEYACTDEPGRWDHWPSGFVFTGGDDDGVDGTIVVAPGDILLPQNIYVRDPIVYTIENGWITDIRGGLDAELVKSYMAGFNDPRGMGMSHVGWGLNQNAKWHRMVPGEFPGGMGMEARSFYGNVMFSTGPNNELGGPNDTACHLDIPMRGCSLFLDDEPMVLNGDIVVKEMQHNFG, encoded by the coding sequence AACGAGCGCCTCGATTATGCCGACGCGTTCATGGCAGCGGGCATGCGTCTTGGCGCCAGTATGTATCACATGCGTTTGCCGCCGGTGCCGCCGGCAGGTGCATGGGCAGTTGGCCAGACAGGTCTGGCAGCCATGCCGGACGCGGTAGAAGCCCTGAAGGCCGCCGACATGCTCATCGATTGCATCTTCCTGCTGTTCAGCCCGGAACAAATGGCGATCCAGGCTGCCGGTACGCGTATCCTGACCGCCGTTGAACCGCCGGAAGTTCTCGCGCGCATGCTGCCGACGAAGGAACTGCGCGAACGCGTCGAATTTGCCGGAGACTTGCTGTCCAAGGCGAAGGTGATGCGGATCACCTCTCCGCATGGCACAGATGTCACCTACAAGCTCAACACCTATCCCGCCGTGACAGAATATGCGTGCACGGACGAGCCGGGCCGCTGGGACCATTGGCCGTCCGGCTTCGTGTTTACCGGTGGTGATGATGACGGCGTCGATGGCACGATCGTCGTTGCTCCGGGCGATATCCTGCTGCCGCAGAACATCTACGTACGCGACCCGATCGTCTACACGATCGAAAACGGCTGGATCACCGACATTCGCGGCGGCCTCGATGCCGAACTGGTCAAGTCCTACATGGCGGGTTTCAACGATCCTCGTGGCATGGGCATGAGCCATGTCGGCTGGGGTCTTAACCAGAACGCCAAGTGGCATCGCATGGTCCCCGGCGAATTCCCGGGCGGCATGGGCATGGAAGCACGCTCCTTCTACGGCAATGTGATGTTCTCCACCGGTCCCAACAACGAACTCGGCGGCCCGAACGATACCGCCTGCCATCTGGATATCCCGATGCGCGGTTGCTCGCTGTTCCTCGACGACGAACCGATGGTTCTCAATGGAGACATCGTCGTGAAGGAAATGCAGCACAATTTTGGCTGA
- a CDS encoding MFS transporter: MRSPITIEQGIKAAGVGTFQKRLFVIFGLVWAADAMQVLAIGFSAPSIAKSFGVTVPEALQTGTFFFLGMLVGAFVFGRLADRIGRRPVLFAAIILDAVFGVASAFAPDLQWLYVARFLTGLGVGGTLPVDYAMMAEFLPADRRGRWLVLLEGFWAVGTVALAMLALVAGSDGGEAWRTIFFVTGLPALIGVALRFYVPESPLYLNRQGRSEEARNILQRMAKANGVIAEIPPIVPQKPERKSLAALLSPELRRRTIFLMLAWMMISISYYGVFVYLPVRLASEGFGFMRGQLFLVVLAIAQLPGYALAAYGVERWGRKPTLIGFLLLSAIGTFLYGLGQSTEIIVAASMLTSFALLGTWGAIYAFTPEIYPTTLRASGMGTAGSVARFGGLLAPSIVAPIMASSFGLALGVISGLLVLAALSVWLINAESKSMALE; encoded by the coding sequence ATGCGATCGCCAATCACAATAGAACAAGGGATAAAGGCCGCCGGTGTCGGCACGTTCCAGAAACGTTTGTTCGTTATATTCGGCCTCGTCTGGGCAGCCGACGCCATGCAGGTTCTGGCCATAGGTTTCAGTGCCCCGTCTATAGCGAAAAGTTTCGGGGTTACGGTGCCAGAAGCGCTTCAGACTGGCACCTTCTTCTTTCTGGGAATGCTCGTTGGTGCGTTTGTTTTCGGCCGGCTTGCCGACCGCATAGGGCGCCGCCCTGTCCTTTTCGCGGCAATCATTCTGGACGCGGTGTTCGGCGTCGCATCGGCATTCGCACCGGATCTCCAATGGCTCTATGTCGCGCGTTTCCTGACTGGCCTTGGCGTGGGTGGAACCTTGCCCGTCGACTATGCAATGATGGCTGAGTTCCTGCCTGCCGACCGTCGCGGTCGCTGGCTGGTCCTGCTCGAAGGTTTCTGGGCTGTCGGCACGGTCGCGCTTGCGATGCTGGCGCTCGTTGCAGGAAGCGACGGGGGCGAAGCCTGGAGAACGATTTTCTTTGTAACCGGCTTACCCGCTCTCATCGGGGTTGCACTTCGCTTCTATGTGCCTGAATCGCCACTTTACCTCAATCGCCAGGGGCGCTCGGAAGAGGCGCGAAACATTCTCCAGCGAATGGCCAAGGCCAACGGTGTTATCGCGGAAATTCCGCCTATCGTTCCGCAGAAGCCGGAACGCAAGTCGCTTGCCGCCCTGCTGTCGCCGGAACTGCGTCGCCGCACCATCTTTCTCATGCTCGCATGGATGATGATTTCGATCTCCTATTACGGCGTCTTCGTCTATCTACCTGTGAGACTTGCAAGTGAAGGCTTCGGCTTCATGCGCGGGCAGCTCTTCCTGGTCGTTCTCGCAATCGCGCAACTTCCCGGTTATGCCTTGGCTGCTTATGGCGTGGAGCGCTGGGGCCGCAAGCCGACCCTCATAGGGTTTCTGCTTCTTAGCGCTATCGGTACATTCCTTTACGGTTTGGGTCAAAGCACTGAAATCATTGTGGCGGCATCGATGTTGACGAGCTTTGCATTGCTCGGTACATGGGGCGCGATCTATGCTTTCACGCCGGAAATCTATCCAACAACCTTACGGGCCAGCGGTATGGGAACAGCTGGTTCGGTTGCGCGCTTCGGTGGGCTTCTGGCGCCATCCATCGTCGCACCGATCATGGCTTCCAGCTTCGGACTGGCATTAGGTGTGATTTCGGGATTGCTCGTCCTTGCGGCCCTGAGCGTGTGGCTTATCAATGCCGAGAGCAAAAGCATGGCGCTCGAATAG
- a CDS encoding MarR family winged helix-turn-helix transcriptional regulator — translation MAPDEDIRERGDAENYRVTEQVGHLLRKAYQRHLSIFQENAVDPNLTSVQFVTLCALHDFGPISQTELVKATAVDQATIRGIIDRLRARGLIKISRDASDGRKVIMSLLPAGEDVLQEMYPRARTITEQTMGRLNAAEQVALLYLLRKIGGDDAMGENEHPA, via the coding sequence ATGGCACCAGACGAAGACATTAGAGAACGTGGAGATGCGGAGAATTACCGCGTTACCGAGCAGGTAGGCCATCTCTTGCGAAAGGCCTATCAGCGTCATCTTTCCATTTTCCAGGAAAATGCCGTCGATCCCAACCTGACGTCGGTGCAGTTTGTTACACTCTGTGCGCTGCATGATTTCGGCCCCATCTCCCAAACGGAATTGGTAAAGGCAACGGCGGTCGATCAGGCCACCATTCGCGGCATCATCGACCGTCTTAGGGCACGCGGCCTGATCAAAATCTCGCGTGATGCCAGCGATGGCCGCAAGGTGATCATGTCGTTGCTGCCAGCGGGCGAGGATGTGCTGCAAGAGATGTACCCAAGAGCCAGAACAATTACCGAACAGACCATGGGTCGTCTGAATGCAGCTGAACAGGTAGCATTGCTTTACCTGCTTCGAAAAATCGGCGGAGACGATGCTATGGGTGAAAACGAACACCCGGCCTAG
- a CDS encoding nucleotidyltransferase family protein: MKFGQFSIDDARGIVLAHAMKLPEAKFSKGHVLQDDDLYRIKAAGQISVSIVIPAAGMSSRMGKSGAHKLLAQFDGIPLVRRTALVATDSVASSVTVVLGHREQELRNAISGVDVSIVVNADYASGMSGSLASGFMTGQVRKAQGVLIMLADMPGITTADLNRLIAEFRRSGGTAIVRASSQGKPGNPVILPKALQDAVLRLEGDIGARHLIETSSLQVINVEIGPAAHIDLDTPEAIADAGGVILDISPADGRSNRGRQVTTPESN; encoded by the coding sequence ATGAAGTTCGGTCAATTCTCTATCGATGACGCGAGAGGAATTGTTCTCGCACACGCCATGAAACTGCCTGAAGCGAAGTTTTCTAAGGGCCATGTCCTGCAAGACGACGATCTCTACCGTATAAAGGCCGCAGGGCAGATTTCGGTGTCAATCGTGATCCCGGCAGCCGGAATGTCAAGCCGCATGGGAAAGAGCGGCGCTCACAAACTTCTCGCGCAGTTCGACGGTATACCGCTTGTCCGTCGCACGGCCCTCGTTGCCACCGATAGCGTTGCATCGTCGGTCACGGTTGTTCTGGGTCATCGTGAACAGGAGTTGCGAAATGCCATTTCGGGCGTGGATGTCAGTATTGTTGTAAATGCCGACTACGCTTCGGGAATGTCTGGCTCACTTGCGAGCGGCTTCATGACTGGTCAGGTGCGCAAAGCACAAGGCGTGCTGATCATGCTGGCCGATATGCCGGGCATTACCACGGCCGATCTCAACCGGCTGATTGCGGAGTTCCGGCGGTCGGGCGGCACAGCAATCGTCCGCGCGTCCTCACAAGGGAAACCTGGAAACCCGGTTATCCTGCCAAAAGCCTTGCAGGACGCCGTGTTAAGACTGGAAGGAGATATAGGTGCCCGCCACCTCATCGAAACATCAAGCCTTCAGGTGATTAACGTTGAAATCGGTCCGGCTGCGCATATCGACCTCGACACGCCGGAGGCTATCGCAGATGCAGGTGGAGTTATCCTCGACATATCCCCTGCGGACGGTAGGAGCAATCGAGGCCGGCAGGTGACTACGCCCGAAAGTAACTAG